The genomic window CGATCCCATGGGCATCCGTTTTCACTCCTAAGGAGCCTTATGATGTCCCTTATTCTTTCGACGCCTGACGGCGCTAATCTTTCCTCAAGTCCCAAATTTTCCTCACTCCCTTAATTTTGTTTCTGAATTCTGTCTTAAATTCCTGGGGGACAACCCTTATCATGGTTTCTGATAGAGAGGTAATATACGGGGCTGTTTTTGAACCGGCCAGAGTAGGGCTGTCTGAAGGCAGAAATGTAGTAAGGGCAATAAGAATAACGGAAGATATCATGATTGCCTTTATTCCGCCAAAAACAGCTCCTGAAAGACGATCTGCCCATCCGAGCAGAGCTATGTTAAGAACATACCTGATCCCGGTGCCGATGAGATTTATAACACCGAAAACTACCGAGAACACGAGCAGAAAGCCGGCAATATTTGCATACGCCGGGGTTGTAATATAAAGCGCAAGCTTTTTTGCTGCCAGGCCATAATAGGTATAAGAGCAGTAGAAACCAGCTATTACACCTATGATTGCAGAAGCTTCTTTTATTATCCCTCTGAAAATCCCCCTGAGCACACAATATGAAAGTATGGAAAGAGAAACAACATCGAACAGATTCATGGTTTCCATAATAAAGGCGTTTCCTTTTTGGGTTCGGCAAAACAGATTTGTATCAAACTCTTAAATAAATATGAGCGAAAGATTTTGAATAACAAAGCGGCTTTTTTTGCGCAAGTTTTTTCAGGCTTTTACGGGTACAAACATAGTTGGAATAGATTTGCCAAAAAAAAATAAAGTGTGCTATGAATCAGCATCAGCGTAAATGCTGAAAATATTCAAAAAAAATAATAAGGCCCAATCACCTTGAGTGTTTATAAATTAGGTGTCACGGGCTTTTGCAGCTGATTGCGTAATTAAATTTTTTTTTAAGGAGGAACGGATTAATACCAAGGTATAAATCCGGATTATGGCTTCATATTCAGAAATGATAAGGGAAACCCTGGTTTTTGAGGATATAAACCTCGCTCGCCAGCTTTTCGGGGAACAAAACAGCAACCTTAAAAAAGTGGCTGACACACTTGAGATAAATATCCAGGCGAGGGGCAACACTGTACACATCGAAGGCGACAGCATAAGTACAAAACTTGCTGACAACATACTGAATCAGCTTTACGCCCTTCTCAAAGAACAATATCCCATATACCCCAATGACATAGACTTTGCCATACGAACCCTGAGCGGAGACAACAAAGTCAACCTAAAAGATATATTCCTGGACACAGTCTATATCACCGCAAAAAAAAGAGCCATAACACCAAAAAATACGGCGCAGAAAGCTTATATTGAAGCTGCAAGAAACAATGACATGGTTTTCGGCATAGGACCTGCCGGCACAGGCAAAACCTACCTTGCCATGGCCATAGCAGTCTCGGCTCTGACCAAGGGGCTGGTAAGCAGAATAATTCTGACAAGGCCGGCTGTAGAGGCAGGAGAAAGCCTCGGATTTCTTCCGGGAGATCTGGCTGAAAAGGTTGATCCATACCTAAGACCACTTTACGACGCGCTTCATGACATGATGAAATTTGAAAAAGCAAGCGCGCTTCTTCAGCAGGGTGTTATTGAAGTGGCCCCACTTGCTTTCATGAGGGGCAGAACCCTTAATGACGCGTTCATAATCCTTGACGAGGCACAGAACACGACGAGCGAACAGATGAAAATGTTTCTGACAAGAATAGGATTCAACTCAAAGGCCATCATTACCGGGGACATCACCCAGATAGATCTTAAGCCGGGCAGAATATCAGGACTTGTTGAAGCAAAAGAAATCCTCCAGGGCATAGATGGTATAGAATTTGTATATTTCTCCAAAAAAGATGTTGTTAGGCATCGACTGGTTCACAAAATAATATCTGCTTATGAAGTAAAGGATCAACTGAAAAAATCCCAGCAGAGAAACGAATCCGAATAATATGGAGAAGCAATAATTTTAAGCCATGTTTAAAATAGACAAAAGAACCTTCTGGATTTTTATGGGAACCAACAGGTGCATCAGAATCGCTTTGGCACTTGTGATAACCCTGATCTTCACAATCTTCCTTTATCCAAGCCTCACAGTGGTCGCCCCGGAGTACAGGCCCGGAGACATAGCAACCAGGAATATCAAGGCTCCTGTTGACTTTTTTATTGAAGACAGCGCAGCCACTGAAGCAAACAGGAAGCTTGCTATTGAATCTGCCCTCGCAGTATTTGATCTTGACGAGGAACTGCTTCCTTTAACAATCGAAAAAATTAACGCTTCATTTGCAATGGGCGCAGCAATATTCAAAAACAGCTCAGATCCTGCTCAGTCAGGCGAGGCTCTCCAGGAACAACCTAACTATGAACAAGCAGCTCTTGAAAAAAAACCGGAGTTTGAAAGAATACTTGGAATAGAAGTCAGTGACGCCACTTACGAAGCTTTTGTCAAAAGCGGTTTTTCCAAAGAAGCGGCAAACGCAGCAATAAATATACTGGCCGAATTACTAAAAACCGGCGTAATTTCCAACCAGGAATATATAAAATCCCAGACAGAAAAAAGCCTTATTCTGATCAATCTTAAAACCGGGGTTGAAAAAATTATTGATCCTCCACAAAAGTTCTATTGGCCAGAAAAAGCAAAGGAAATGATAACAAGCATTGGCCACAGCTATCTGAAAGAAATACCTGCAAGCTCCGCAAACGCAGTAATTGAAATGACTCTTAAGCTGATTTCTCCAAATATTACTCCAAACAGAAGTGAATCCGAAAAAAGAATCAAAGACGCGGCTGACAGTGTCAAACCTGTGCTATATCAGATAAAAACGGGCGAAATGCTTCTAAGGGAAGGAGAGCGAGTCAGCCCTGATCATATCATGAAGCTAAGAACACTTCAGGATCAGACAAAACGAGAAAACATGCTCTCCAATTCAGTCGGCACAGGTCTTACCATAATAATAATGTTTCTGATTTTTTACAGACTTCACATTCCAAAAACAGAGGCAGAATCAAGACAGCATAATAAGACCCTGCTTTTCATGGCCACCATCCTGCTGTCATTTCTTATCCTAGCCAAGCTGTTTTTGTCGTGGTCAAGCTATTTCACTGGAGCGGCATATTTTTCAATGGACTCCGCTGCGATTTACTTCGGTCTGCCAATGGCGGCAGGCCCAATGATAGTCTGTCTCTTTTTCGGTTTAAGCAACGCTCTTCCCTTTGCTCTGGTGCTCTCACTTCTTTCATCGATCATTTTTTCAAACAATATGGAAATATTCATATTCTATCTCTTAAGCGGAGCCATGGGAGCATTCTGGGTAAGGGACTGCAGGGAAAGAAAGGTGTTCATAAAAGCCGCCCTTAAACTCGGTCTTCTTAATATGCTCCTTGCAGCTGCGACATCAATGCACATTGCATTTCTTTCGCCCCAGAAGCTATTAATAAGCCTTGCCGCAGGTTTTTCAGGCGGATTTCTTGCAGGCATTGCGACTTCAGGGATTGTCCCTCTCATAGAAGTTGCGTTTAACTACACCACGGACATAAAACTGCTGGAACTGGCCAACCCTGATCAGCCGATACTAAGGAAGCTTATGCTGGAAGCTCCGGGAACATACAATCATTCAATGATAGTTGGTACTCTGGCAGAAGCGGCAGCTTCCGAAATTGACGCTAACCCCCTTCTTGCAAGAGTCGGCGGATATTATCATGATATTGGCAAGATCAATAAGCCTTTCTATTTCATTGAAAACATCAGAAACATGAAAAACAAACATGACAAGCTCGCTCCGTCCATGAGCGCACTCATACTTACGTCTCATGTCAAAGATGGGGCCAATCTTTCAAAAAAATACAAGCTTGGGAAAGCAATTACGGACATAATCAGACAACATCACGGAACCAGCCTGATAAGATATTTCTATGACAAGGCAAGACAGATCAAGGGAGATGATGCTGTAAATCCGAATGATTTCAGATATCAGGGGCCATCGCCCCAGACAAAGGAAGCCGCCATCGTAATGCTGGCAGACGTTGTGGAAGCTGCCTCAAGAACACTTGAAAACCCGACCCAGGCAAGGCTCCAGGGCCTTATCCTGAATCTGATAAACAAAATATTTGCCGATCATCAGTTAGACGGATGCGATCTGACACTCAAGGATCTTCACAGAATCGCAAAAAGCTTTACCAAGATTCTGACAGGCATCTACCACAGTCGCATCGAATATTCTGAACCTGCGGCACCATCATCGGAAGGAAAACAAAAAAATGACGGTACTGATAGACAACCGCCAGACAAACCATCAAATCCGGATGGAAGTGATGGAGACCAGGGCTCAGGACATCTTAAACGTCTTGGGTTATCCTGACGCCGAACTTTCCATATCCATTGTGGATGACACTGAAATAAGAAATCTCAACAGAGATTACAGAGGCAAGGACAAAGCAACAAATGTCCTGTCATTTGCCATGAATGAGGGTGATTTTGACTCAATCAACCCTGAAATATTAGGTGATGTTGTAATTTCAGCGGATACTACCCAAACCGAAAGTGCTGAGTATGGCATGTCATTTGACGACAGACTCTTTCAACTTCTTATCCACGGAGTCCTTCACCTTGTCGGCTATGATCATGAACAGGGTGACGAGGAATCTGCCATTATGGAAAAAAAAAGCGATGAAATAATGTCAAAAGTCTTTCCTGAAACCGTTGTAAAGGGATGGATAGGATAATTCAATTCCTCCTTGACTATCACAACCAGTTAATTATTCTTTTTCATTAAACACCTTTTTTAACTGAAACGTTGGGGATTTTAAAATCTCGCCACACCCCCGTAAATTTTATGAATTCAGATCTTATTAGCAGGCAGTAATTCAAGTCGATGTTTGGCAGGCTTAACGATAAACCATAAAGTTTTTGCGGAGCTTTTTCCAAAAAGCGACCCGCCGACATTCGGATCAATGTCGAATTACGAGCAAAGGACTCTCTAATCCGACGAATCCATAAAAGGCACCACCGGGGCACCGACAGCTTGTTTTTGACAGTTACGATGAATAGTAGCTTACAAAAAATTATATAAGGAGGCATTAATGGCCAGTTTGGCAGTGAATGTGGATCATGTTGCAACTTTAAGAGAGGCCAGAAAAATAAATTATCCTGATCCTGTAATTGCAGCTGCGGCAGCGGAACTTGCAGGAGCGGACGGAGTTGTCGTCCACCTGCGTGAGGACAGACGTCACATCCAGGACAGGGATGTATACCTGCTGAGACAGACGGTTCAGACCAAGCTTATTCTTGAAATGGCTGCCACGGATGAAATGACAAAAATAGCCCTTGAGATCATACCAGACCTTGTCACACTTGTTCCTGAAAAAAGACAGGAAATCACAACCGAAGGTGGCCTGGACATTATAAATAACAGAGACAGAATAGCTGAAACCATAGACACTCTGAAGCAGGCCGGAGTCCCTGTGAGTCTTTTCCTGAATCCTAGTCTGAAGCATGTTGAGCTGGCAAAGAGTCTGGGGGCTGACAAGATTGAAATCCACACCGGAATTTTCTGCGAGGCAGAATCCCCTATGCAGCAGTCTGCGGCCATGAGCGATATAATAGACGCTGCAAAACTTGCAAAGGAGATGGGGCTTGGAGTAAACGCCGGCCACGGAATCTGCTACAAAAATATAAAGGCCTTCAAAGGAATAAAAGAAATAGACGAATTCAGCATTGGTCACAGCATAGTATCCAGGTCCATAATGGTCGGAATGGAAAATGCTGTTCGTGAAATGATCAGACTCATTGAATCACTCTGATATGTATATAGTATCTCCAGCAGAAATGGCTGAAATGGACCGCCGAACAATACAGGAATTCGGAGTACCTGGTCACACTCTCATGGAAAATGCCGGCCGGGGGGCTGTGGAGGTTTTCTCAAATCATTTCCCTGATTTCAGAACGAAAAAAATCTGCGTGATTTGCGGAAAGGGCAATAACGGAGGGGACGGTCTGGTCATGGCCAGGTATATAGCCGCTCATATACAAGAATCAGGCGGCTCGGTTAAAGTATTTCTTTTGGGATCAAAGGATTTGGTTCAAGGAGATGCTGGAATAAACCTTCATCTGCTTGAAAAAACCGGTATTACAGTTAATGAAATTCTTACGGAGAAAGACCTGTCTTTTTTTGAATCACAAGCAAAGGGACAGGATATTTTCATAGACGCAATTTTCGGTACAGGTCTTAATGCGCCTGTTAAAGGAATTGCGGAAAATATCATTTGTTTTCTGAATAAAACAAATGCCAACGTCTTTTCCGTTGATATACCGTCAGGGCTTGATTCAGAAACAGGAAAACCACTTGGAACCGCTATTAAGGCTTCGGTTACAGCGACCTTCGGTTTCCCGAAAATAGGTCATGCTGTTTATCCAGGAGCCTCATATTGCGGAAAAACAGAGATTATAGACATTGGGATACCTAAGTGTATTTCTGAAAGTCTTGCACCCATTCATGAACTTGTAACTGAAAAATACGTTTCTGGCCTTTTTAAAAAAAGACACCCTGAAACCCACAAAGGAACAAACGGTCACGTGCTGGTGGCAGGCGGGTCTCCGGGTAAATCAGGCGCGCCAATAATGACCGCAGTAGCTGCTCTTAGAACCGGGGCAGGACTCGTGACACTTGCCCTACCCCTCAGCCTCAGACCTTTCGCAGAAATATCCTCTTTTGAAATAATGACAGAAGCTATTCCTGAAACTGCCGAAGGATGTATAGCCAATATTTCAGAGAGTTATCTTGATAATGTATTGAACGGCAAACAAGTCATGGCTGTCGGCCCGGGAATGGATGAAGGGCCTGAGACAAAAGAGTTTCTTTCCCAAATAATCAAAACAGCTGAAATCCCCCTCGTAATTGACGCAGGAGCTCTTAACATAATTGCCAGAAACCCTGATATCCTGAGAACACTCAAAACTCCAGCCATTCTTACCCCGCATCCCGGAGAAATGGCAAGGCTTGCAAAAAAAACGACGTCTGAAATCCAGGAAGACAGAATTAATGTTGCATCATCCTTTGCAAGGGAATATGGAATTTACCTTGTTCTTAAAGGCGCCGGAACTGTGATTGCCTCTCCTGACGGAAGAATAATGATAAACAGAACCGGGAATCCTGGTCTTGCAACAGCAGGAACCGGGGATGTGCTGACCGGAATAATTGCAGGCCTTGTTGCCCAGGGATTAAAACCCCTTGATGCGGCAGCAGCTGGTGTTTACATTCACGGAAAAACAGCTGACAGGGTTGCCGCTTCAATGGGACCATTCGGTTTTATAGCTACAGATATAATCTCAGCCATTCCATCTTGCATTGCTGGTCTGGTTTTAAATAATAACGTTTATGATTTCGGATTCATAAAGAGTTTTGAGAGTCTTTTTTAAATGAAAAGCCGTAATATGAATGAAATGAACAGACAGGATGCCCCCGTGTTCGAAGTAACGACAGCCACACCTGAACACACCAGAGCATTAGCTGAAATGCTTGGCAATCTTATAAACGGCAAAACAGTCATAGGCCTGAACGGAGAACTCGGAGCCGGAAAAACCGAATTTGTAAAGGGTCTTGCCCTTGGATCAGGCGTCTCAAAAGACAGTTACATAACCAGTCCTACTTATTCCATAATAAATCATTACAATGGCAGGATCGCCTTTTATCATCTTGATCTCTACAGGCTTTCGGGCCCTGATGAGCTTTACGATACAGGCATTGAAGATATTCTATCTGAAAATGCGGTCATTGTTGTAGAATGGCCTGAAATCATGCAGAAAATGTCGGATTTCAACGTGGAGATTAATATTCAAGTTACCGGAATAACAGAAAGAAAAATTAGTTTTTTTGCGTATGGACTTGCAAATTCAAATCTGATAAAAGAGCTGGCAAATCAATATAAGGAGAAAATTACAACATGGGACTAATCGTTCAGAAATTCGGCGGCACATCTGTGGGCGATTTGGACCGAATCCGTAACGTTGCAAAAAAGGTGGCCAAAACCTACGACGAAGGTCATGACGTCGTTGTTGTTCTTTCGGCCATGTCAGGCGTAACGGACGGTCTTATCGCCATGGCCAAAAAAATAGATGAAATGCCTGACAAAAGAGAGCTCGACGTTCTTCTTTCCACAGGCGAACAGACCACGGTTGCGATTCTTGCAATGATACTCAAAACCATGGGCTACAAGGCTAATTCCCTTCTTGGCTTCCAGGCCGACATAAGGACAGACAGGATGTCCGGCAGCGCAAGAATACAGAGCATAGGGGCGGAACGCATACGAAATATGCTCAGGGAAAGAACAATCGCAGTTGTTGCGGGCTTCCAGGGCCATGATGATTTCGGCAATATAACAACCCTTGGAAGGGGGGGCTCAGACACCTCTGCCGTGGCCATTGCCGCTGCAATAGGAGCAGACATATGCGAGATATACACAGACGTTGATGGTGTATATACAACTGATCCTAACATGTGCAAAAAGGCCAGAAAGCTCTCAAAGGTATCCTATGATGAGATGCTTGAGATGGCCAGCCTTGGAGCGAAGGTTCTTCAGATCCGTTCGGTGGCATTTGCTAAAAAATTCAACGTGCCAGTCCATGTTCGTTCGTCGTTTAACGAAGAGGAAGGCACAATGGTCGTAAATGAGGATGCAGATATGGAACGTTTGGTTGTTTCAGGTGTTACATACAACAGAAATGAAGCAAGAATAACTCTGAAAAATGTTAAGGATGAGCCAGGCATTGCATCCAAAATCCTTGCGCCGGTTGCTGACGCCGGAATCGTAGTTGACATGATTATCCAGAACACAAGGGCGTCAGGCCTAACAGATTTCACCTTCACTGTTCCAAAAACAGATTTTAAACAGGCAATGGAAATTCAAAAAGAACTTTCCAAAATGATAGGGGCCGAAGACGTTATCGGAGACGATAATATTGCCAAGGTTTCGGTAATCGGCGTGGGAATGAAAAACCATTCTGGTGTTGCCACAAAAATGTTCCAGACCCTTGCGACCGAAAACATTAATATTATCATGATAAGCACATCGGAAATCAGAATTTCATGCATAATAGACGAAAAATATACGGAGCTTGCAGTAAGATCATTGCACACAGCATTTGGCCTTGATGCAGAAGCAAAGGTTGAATAATTCAAATAAGATGGTCTCGCAAAATAAGGCTGATAAAAAAAATGAATGAAAATCAGCTGATATTTGTACTTTTTGCGGCCTTGTTTTGCATGGCTGCAATCTTTCTGCGATAAAAATATGTGGGGCTTTTTTGTAAAAAGCCCCACCTCCCCTCAAAAACTTTATGAATATTTAGCAATAACAGGCCGATATCATATATTAGCATTCCTGATTCTCGTTATTTAAAAGTTTTTGCGGAGCTTTTTCCAAAAAGCGACCCGCCGGAGGCACCCTGCTTAACGTCGGATTACAGACAAAGGGCGTCCTAATCCGACCTACAACTTGGCCCTTTTTTAGTTATTAATATCAGAATGTTATTCTATAAAATACTTTTCCACACTTAAAGAGAACATAGCCATTAAAAAAGCCTGAAAAACCGCCTTTTTCAAAAGGCGATTCTCCAGGCTTTACGGTCTATTTGTAACTGCTCGTCCTGAGATTTGTTTCAAGGGTAACAGAAACTTTATTAATTACTATTTTTTCTTTGCATCTTTTTTCTTGGAAGCAGCTTTAACCTGAAGAGCCACTGATTCAGTATAGATGATCTCTATTCTGTCGCCTACCTTGACCTTATCAAGGTTTTCAGGATGTTTAACATCTACAAGATAGCTTTTTCCATCAACAAGCTTGAGAGTTGCCTTGGATTTTTTCTTGTCAATGTTCATTATTGTTGCAGTTGTCTTTACCTGTGCAGTCGCAATTCCAGCCGGTTTCTGACCTATAGGAGCAGCAACCACAGATTCGCTCGCAGCCTGAGGAATTTCCGGCTCGTCAGCTTTCAATACCCTGATTGAGATGGATTCATAATACTTGGTGGTAACTTCATCGCCAACCTTAACCTGGGGAAGATTCTTCACTTTGGCATCGGCGATTATTGAAAACTCTTCACCACCTGGTTTCTTCAGGGTAACAAGTCTTTTTTTCATATCTATGGCAGATACAGTTGCGGTAAGGGTACGCACTTCGCCCCGTCCAAATACAACCGGAGGCTCTTCAGGCACAACTGCTTTCTGTGGCTCTGGCTTAACTTCCGGCTTTACTTCTGCCTTGGCTTCTGCTTCCATTTTAGGGGCCGGATCAGCATTTTTCTTTGCGCAGGCCACAAAATTCATTGTCATCAATAAAGTAATGGCCAATGTTGAAGCTACGGCAAAACAACTACTTCTCTTCATCAGTTATCTCCTTTTTTGTTAAAAAACACTTTTAGATAATAAGTTTGGCGGGCGCTTGAAGTATCAACTTACAAGACATCGTTTACTACCAAAAATTCAGAAAATACACCATCTTAAAATGAGACAATCAAACATCTTATATAGGCAAAGGGAGTTCTGATCAGACCTAAGAATGGCCTTTTTTATAGAACTGCAGCAATTTCATCAGCAATTCTCAAGGCCGAAGCCCTTGGGTCCGATGCCCTGCTTATGGGTCTTCCTATTACAAGATAATCGCTGCCTTCTGATACAGCCCTCGCCGGAGTCATTATTCTGGACTGGTCATCTTCTTTAACAACCTCCCATGAAGGCCTGATTCCAGGGGTGACAAGATAAAAATCATTACCGATCCTTTGCCTTATCATGGACGCTTCGAGGGCCGAACACACAACTCCGCTGCATCCGGCATTTTTCGCCAGCTGAGCCCTCATCACAACAAGGGACTCAGTATTTATGGATTTGTCATGGCCAGTCTCTGCAAGATCAGACGCTGAAGTGCTTGTAAGGACAGTAACTGCGAGAAGATCCAGATTCCCCGATGCTCCTGCGGCTGCCCCAAGCATTTTTGTTCCTCCTGAGGCATGCAGGGTTGTAAAGCGCACATCAAGGCCTGATATTACTGAAACTGACTTTTTAACGGTTTCAGGAATATCATGGAGCTTAAGATCCAAAAAGATCTCGGCGCCTGAAATTTCCCTGATCATTTTTATTATGTCCGGGCCTGTCCTTATGAAAAGCTCGAGACCTATCTTGAACATTCCGACAGTCCCTGAAAGAAGCCTAGCAAAATGGCTTGCTTTTTCCATTGAATCAACGTCCAGAGCAAAAATAATATAATCAGAAGGTTTTTTCATTCTTATTATGAAACTCCATAAAAAGCTTAAAATTCTGTATCGTATGTTTGAAAGATTTCACTGCTATAAAGCTGATATGCCAAATATCCAAAGCGAGGAAGTAAAAAAACAGTTTTTTTAGCCCATAAACAAGATTTTATTTTGATTTTAAGCATTCAGACGCTAATAATGAATTCCAAAAAAATATAAACCATAGAATAATTGAATCCGGCAACCAAATAATTATGAATGAAATTAGAATAGTACCCTCTGGCAGCTTCTTCTGCGGGAAAAAACAGCCGGTAGTGCTTCAGGCCTTTCTTGGCTCTTGCGTCGGCGTGGCAATTTATGACAAGGCGGCAAAGGTAGGAGGAATTGCACATTTTCTTCTGCCAGCGCCAATATCATCTTCTGAATACATAAACCCGGATAAATATGCGTCAACCGGACTGCCAGTTTTTCTGGAAGCTCTCAGGGAACTTGGCGCGACAAACAGGAATATGGCTGTGACCATAGCCGGAGGTGCAATGGTTGGCTCAATCAGCGAGCTTGACATGTCCCTCAATATTGGTGGTCGTACAGCTGAGGTTGTAAAAAAAATCCTGTCCGAAGATGGTATGCAGATAAATTTTGCGGAAACCGGAGGACTCATAGCCTGCAGGCTTGATCTTGATCTTGATACAGGCAAGGCGTCTGCACAGCCGACGCTTTCAGGCCCTGATAAAACTTTCATGGAGTTCATAAAGCCGGATCCTGCCGAAATCAATAATACTATTACTAATGTCAGACCCATACCCCAGGTGGCCCTGAAAATTCTCAGAATGATAAACGAGGGTGAATACGAGGTACGCCAGCTTTCAAGCGAAATAAAAAAAGACCAGATTATAAGCGCAAAGACTCTTCAGCTATGCAATACCGCTTTTTTTAACAGGAGGGGCAGCATAGATTCTCTGGAGGACGCGATAATAATACTTGGGCAGGATGCAATCATAAAATCCGTAATTTCAGTATGCGTGCGGCAGTTCTTCGTTCAGTCAAAATCAAGCTATTCGCTTTGCCAGGGAGATCTTTACCACCACGCCCTTG from Desulforegula conservatrix Mb1Pa includes these protein-coding regions:
- the pyrF gene encoding orotidine-5'-phosphate decarboxylase gives rise to the protein MKKPSDYIIFALDVDSMEKASHFARLLSGTVGMFKIGLELFIRTGPDIIKMIREISGAEIFLDLKLHDIPETVKKSVSVISGLDVRFTTLHASGGTKMLGAAAGASGNLDLLAVTVLTSTSASDLAETGHDKSINTESLVVMRAQLAKNAGCSGVVCSALEASMIRQRIGNDFYLVTPGIRPSWEVVKEDDQSRIMTPARAVSEGSDYLVIGRPISRASDPRASALRIADEIAAVL
- a CDS encoding HDOD domain-containing protein, which translates into the protein MNEIRIVPSGSFFCGKKQPVVLQAFLGSCVGVAIYDKAAKVGGIAHFLLPAPISSSEYINPDKYASTGLPVFLEALRELGATNRNMAVTIAGGAMVGSISELDMSLNIGGRTAEVVKKILSEDGMQINFAETGGLIACRLDLDLDTGKASAQPTLSGPDKTFMEFIKPDPAEINNTITNVRPIPQVALKILRMINEGEYEVRQLSSEIKKDQIISAKTLQLCNTAFFNRRGSIDSLEDAIIILGQDAIIKSVISVCVRQFFVQSKSSYSLCQGDLYHHALGTAIICERLAAKTGIAHPSSAYTAGLLHDIGMVVIDQHMPPESSLFYKKMREQKSGIVMAERKILGIDHCEAGARLANAWGLPATLECCITHHHIPEKSENRCPMVHLVYIADFLMARFYTGMEIELIDVKHLKNRLNAIGLAPGEFVELVDMIPTRILRAVPELAMSL